The Flavobacterium commune genome contains the following window.
TGAGAGACCGTATGGAAATTATCAAAATGTCAGGTTATACTATTGAAGAAAAAGTAGAAATAGCCAAACAGCATTTGTTTCCACGTCAATTAAAAGAGCATGGATTGACTTCGAAAGATTTAACTATTGGAAAAAAACAATTGGAAAAAATTGTAGAAGGATATACCCGTGAATCAGGTGTTCGTGGACTGGAAGCTAAAATTGCTCAAGTGATTCGCAACGCAGCAAAATCAGTTGCCATGGAGGAGGAGTACAATAAAAAAGTGACTGATGAAGACATTGTAAGTGTACTTGGAGTTCCAAGATTAGAGCGTGATAAATACGAAAGTAATGATGTAGCCGGAGTAGTTACAGGATTAGCCTGGACAAGCGTTGGTGGCGATATTCTTTTTATAGAATCTTTACTTTCACCAGGAAAAGGTGGAATGAGTATTACCGGAAATTTAGGTACGGTAATGAAAGAATCGGCTACAATTGCTTTGGAATACATCAAAGCCAATGCGGATCAATTAGGTTTGAGTTCTGAATTGTTATCTAAATATAATATTCATTTACATGTTCCAGAAGGTGCTACGCCTAAAGACGGCCCAAGTGCCGGAATTGCGATGTTAACTTCGTTAGTTTCTCTTTTCACACAAAAAAGAGTTAAGAAACATATAGCAATGACAGGTGAAATAACCCTTAGAGGAAAAGTATTGCCTGTAGGCGGAATTAAAGAAAAAATTCTGGCTGCAAAAAGAGCTAATATCAAAGAAATCATCTTGTGTCATGAAAACAAAAGTGATGTTGATGAAATTAAAGCAGAATACTTAACAGGTGTTACTTTTCATTATGTAAAAGAAATGAGCGAAGTACTGGCGATTGCAATTACGGATCAAAAAGTAAAAAACGCTAAGAAATTATAGTTCAATTTTAAGGGGTTTATCTCGCAGATTCACAGCTTGTATTGTTTTAATTTGTGAATCTGTGAGATGAAATCTTTGTTTTTAGTTGTTGAAAGTTATTTCAAATTTAGCTCCTTTATCAACTTCACTTTCAAGACTGATATGACCTCCCAGATTAGTAACGTGGTTATATACTAAATAGAGTCCAATACCGTTGCTGTCAATGTGTTCATTGAAGGTTTGGTGCAAACCAAAAACTTTATCTTTAACTTTTTCGAGATCAAATCCAATTCCGTTGTCTGAAATTATCAACTGCGTTTTGTTGTTGCGCTTTTCTGAACGAATGGTTATTTCCGGTAAAATATCCGATTTAGCGTATTTGATAGCATTTGTTATCAGGTTTAAAAAAATACTTTTCAAATAAGCTTTGTTGAAATATACTTTGTCGGTTACAGAAAAGTCGATATTTATTGTAGTTTTTGAATTTTGGATTAATGAATTTATGGCAATCAAAACTTCATCCAAAGCAGTTTTTAAATCAATTTCTTCTAATTGTGAATCGGTTTGGTTTTTCGAATTTAAAAGTCGGATGTATTGATCCAGATTTTCTTTTAAGGTATCTGCGGTGCTTTTTAAAATAGAAATAAATTCTAAAGTTTCTTCATTTTGAATGTTATTGGTATCCATCAATTCAAAAATAGAAAGCATATTATTAACTGGCGATCTTAAATCGTGTGCTGCTGAATAACTGAGTTGTTTGAACTCTTTATTTATTTCGGTAAGTTGTTTGATGTGTAGTTTTCGTTCCTGTTCTAATTCTTTTTTATCAGTAATGTTTTTAGCTACGGCATAGATTAATTTTTCTTCTTCAACAGGTATTGAAGTCCATAAAAGCCAAACTATTCGTCCGCTTTTAGTTAAATATCTGTTTTCAAAGCTAAATAATGGAATCTTGTTTTTAAGTTCATTTCTGGCTAAACTGGTCTTTTCTTTATCTGTATTATAAACAAAATCGTTTATTGGTCTTGCTAATAACTCTTCGTTAGAATATTCTAAAAGTTTTGAAACTGCCGGATTTATTCTTTTAAAATAACCATCATATCCTGCAATACAAAACAAATCTTGTGATAGGTCAAAAAACTTCTCGAAGTTGCTAAAAAAATCAAAATCCTGAACAACGCCATTTTCTCTATTTTTTGTCATAGTTATTTATTAAAATAATGTCGGTATTGTAATAAATAGGTTTTTTAAAAAGACTTGGGGAGTTTTTCTAAAATAAGATAAGTATTTTAATCATTAAAAATACTTATAAAATAGATTGAATTGTATGTTAAGAGCATAAAAAGAGGTTTACCGGGCAATAAACCTCTTTAAAATAAAATGGTTCAGAATTTATATTCTGAAAATTCCTCCAAAAGCAATAATTCTTTGCAGAAAGAAAAAATCCTGCGAAGCTTTATCGGCATTGCTTTGTGTAGTGCGAATATCCTGCATGTTGATATATCCTGCTTTTAATTCTCCCTGAATGTAAAAGTGCTTAAAGAAAGTAAGGTTTAAACCGGCTTTTACAGAAGTTCCAAAGCCTGAAATATGAAAATCATCATGACGTTCTTTTCCTAATAAAGTAGTGTTGGTTTTTGGATAAAGTACTCCAACACCAATACCTTCTGTTAAATTAACCTGGATTTTATCAGTGTTTTTAATTTTGAATAATGTCGAAATATCATCATGTCTTGAAAATTCGGTATTTACATAATTCAGTCCGTCAGTATGTTCGAATTTTAAAAAGGCTTCAGTCATTTGGGTAGAAGTATTATTGTAAGTTCCATCAAAGTCAGAGCCTATGTCGATAGTTCCTGTAACATTTGCCGTTTGATTTTGAGTCATTACATATTTCATGTGATCTACACCTATTGCAATGCTGTAATGGTCATTGATAAAGTAACCCACTCTTAAATTGGTTTGAGGAATGGTCATTCGAGCGGGATTAATATAATCAATATGCCAGCCTTTTGGTTTATCATGAGCAACCATATTATCGATGGTAAAATTATAACCTTCTCCTTTAAAAGTCACATCCGATTTAGAATAACTTTCTCTGTTTCCGCCCCATGAAACAAAGAACTTTCCTTTGTTATGAGCGGTATATTTATCTTGTATTTTAATTGTTTCCTGAGCACTTAGACAGTTAGTGAATAAGAATGTAATAAAAGCAGTAGTGAATATTTTTTTCACGAAAATGTTAATTATAAATTTAAAATTAGAATGCGTTAATTGTTTTTCTAATAGCGACTAATTTGGTCATTAGATCTTCAAAATAGTCCAGATGCAACATATTCGCTCCATCACTTTTAGCATTAGCCGGATCAAAGTGGGTTTCAATAAAAATCCCGTCAACACCTACAGCAATTCCAGCTTTGGCAACGGTTTCAATCATATCAGGTCTTCCGCCGGTAACTCCTGCTGTTTGGTTGGGTTGTTGCAATGAATGCGTGACATCAAGTACTGTAGAAGCATACTGTTGCATAGTAGGAATTCCTCTAAAATCAACAATCATGTCCTGATAACCAAACATAGTTCCGCGATCAGTCACCATTACGTTTTGATTATTGCAATCCAACACTTTTTGTACGGCATGTTTCATGCTTTCCGGACTCATAAATTGTCCTTTTTTCAGGTTGACTGTTTTTCCTGTATTGGCAGCAGCCACAACTAAATCCGTCTGACGTACTAAAAAAGCAGGGATTTGTAAAACATCTACATATTGAGCTGCCATGTCAGCATCTTCATTGGTATGAATGTCTGTTACAGTAGGAACATGGAAAGTTTCAGAAACTTTTCTAAGGATTTTTAATGCTTTTTCGTCTCCAATTCCGGAAAAACTGTCAATTCTGGAACGGTTTGCTTTTTTGAAAGAACCTTTAAAAACGTAAGGGATTTGTAACTTGTCAGTGATACCAACAATTTTTTCGGCAATGCGCAATGCCATTTCTTCTCCTTCGATGGCGCAAGGCCCTGAAAGTAAGAAAAAATTACCGCTTTCAGTATGTTTAATTTGAGGGATATTTTGTATGTTCATAAGTGATTTTTAATGATTGCAAAGGTAGTTATGATTTTTGAGTTTGCCGATTTTAATAAGCTATTAAATTAAGGCTAAAGCAACTATTTTTTAGTTGAGGATTTATTCTTTTTTTCGAATGCTTAAACCTACAGGACACATTAACGCACCTTTTTCATAGATGTTCAAATATAAAACAACAGGTTTTTTTTGACCTTGCCAACGGATTTCGTAAACATTTAAAAATCCGGCTCCCATAGTACTTCTTTTAGTTGGGAACGGACAACAGGTTTCTAATTTAGTAAAGCTGATTTTTTCTCCTTTAGGTCCAGCTAAGGCGTTCAAAAAACGTTCTTCATTGATTTGTTCATTGTAGGTGTTATAATAAAAAATATTGATGGGATAATCTTTATCATAGCCATATTTCTTGTTTTTGCTGTATTCAGTAATGACAAAAGTATTGTCTTTGGCTAGTTTAAGATTAGGAGCATTGTCATCTACGTTTTTTAAAGTAGATTTTGTACTTATACAAGAACTGCTTAAAAATAATATGATCAGAGTAACAATTATTTTTTTAGAGATCATAAAAAGTATCAGCTTTTTATTTCCTTGAATTTGCTTACGTAAATGGGTTATCAATTGTGATTTCATAAATGAATTAATTTGGGAATAGTTGGTTTTGTAATAGTCTTGCAAAGATATTGAGAACTTCAAAAATGGAGTTATTAATTTGCTTTTTTTTAAAGAAAGTGAATTAATTTTATCGAATGTAACATTTCTCACACTCCAATGGGAACATACTTTTTAACTTTGACAAAAAAATAAAAAATATGGAATTGATTTATCATACCTGGTCATGGTATATTTCGGGTTTTATAATTGGCTTGATAATGCTGATTTTAATTTATTTCGGAAAATCTTTCGGAATGTCTTCTAATTTAAGAACGCTTTGTAGTATAGCAGGTGCAGGAAAAAAAGTAGCTTTTTTTAGTTTTGATTGGAAATCACAGCGTTGGAATCTTGCTGTAGTAGCCGGAGCAATGTTAGGAGGCTTTGTCGCTACTCATTATTTAAGTGACGCTTCTAATGTGTCGATAAATCCTGAAACGATAGCACAGCTTGAAATGATGAATATTGATGCGCCACAAGGAAAATTAATGCCTGATGCCTTGTTTTCGAATCAGGTTTTTGAATCTCCAAGATCGATTTTGATTTTAATTATTGGTGGGGTTTTAATTGGTTTTGGTTCTCGTTATGCCGGAGGATGTACCTCAGGACATGCTATTTCGGGATTGAGTAATTTACAACTTCCTTCTTTAATAGCTGTTATGGGATTTTTTATTGGCGGATTAATTATGGCTCATTTTATTTTACCTTTAATTGTATAAGTAATGAAATGAGCATCAACTAAAATTGGTTATAATTACTAAATTGGTTATATGCGAATTACACCTGCCTGTCGGCAGACAGGTATTACCTATAAAAAATAATAAATATTAAAATATGAAATTAGTAAAGTTTATATTAGTTGGTTTTGTTTTCGGAATTGTATTAACCAAATCAGAAGCGGTTTCCTGGTATCGAATTTATGAAATGTTCCAATTTCAATCCTTCCATATGTATGGAATTATTATGGTGGCTGTTTTGACAGGTATTGTAGGAATCCAAATTATAAAACGATACCATTTAAAAGATTATTCGGGGGCTCCAATTTGTATTCCGGATAAGGAACATTCAACAGCGCGTTATCTTTTAGGCGGAATAATTTTTGGATTAGGATGGGCATTAGCGGGTTCTTGCCCGGGTCCCATATTTATTTTGATTGGAGCTGGTTTTACAAGTGTTATTGTGGTGCTTCTGGGAGCTGTACTGGGAACTTTTTTATATGGAGTTCTAAAAAATAAGTTGCCTCATTGATTTATGAAAAAGTCCCGATGAAAAATTCGGGACTTTTTTTGTTTATAGCGGAAAATACAATTTTAATATAATTTTGGATATTTTACAGGATTAGATTCTGAAAGAATATTGTATGTTTTTTCATAAATGTCTTCGATAGAAGGTTTTGAAAAATAATCTCCATCAGTTCCATAAGCAGGACGGTGTTCTCTTGCTGAAAGAGTTTGCGGTTTGCTGTCTAAAAACTGATAAGCATCTTGTTCTTCAATTATTTTTTGTAAAATATAAGCTGAAGCTCCTCCAGGAACATCTTCGTCAATTACTAAAAGGCGATTTGTTTTCTTTAGACTTTTGGCAATATCGTGATTGATATCGAAAGGGATTAAGGATTGAATGTCAATTACTTCGCAATCAATACCGGTTTCGGCTAATTCTTTGGCCGCCTGTTCTACTAGTCTAAGGGTAGAACCATAGGAAACAAGTGTAATATCAGTACCTTCTTTTGTGGTTTCAACTACACCGATTGGTGTTTTAAATTCACCAAAATTCAAAGGCATTTTTTCTTTTAATCTATAACCATTTAAACATTCAACAACTAAGGCAGGTTCGTCGCATTCTAGTAATGTATTGTAAAAACCGGCAGCTTTAGTCATGTTTCTGGGAACTAAAACATGAATTCCTCTAATAGCATTGATAATCATTCCCATAGGAGAACCGGAATGCCAAATCCCTTCCAGGCGATGTCCTCTGGTTCTAATAATCAATGGTGCTTTTTGTTTTCCTACTGTTCGGTATTGCAATGAAGCCAAATCGTCACTCAGAATTTGAATAGCATACAATAAATAATCAAGATATTGAATTTCGGCAATTGGTCGTAATCCTCTTAATGCGAGTCCTATTCCCTGACCAATAATAGTGGCTTCTCGGATACCTGCGTCGGCAACACGGGTTTCTCCGTATTTTTCCTGCATTCCTTCTAATCCTTGGTTCACATCGCCAATATTTCCTGAGTCTTCTCCAAAAATAAGCACCTCAGGATATTTAGCAAATAAAGCATCAAAGTTATCACGGATAATCATTCGTCCGTCTGTATCTTTTCTGGCATCTGCGGCATAAGTAGGTAATACTTCTTTAACTGAAAAAACATTATTTTTAGATTCTGAATAAAGATGATTACTGAAAGTAGCCTGATTTATTTGAGTGTATTTTTGTATCCAAAGTGATAATTCTTTTCCCTGAACTTCGTTAACAACTAAACGTAAAGATTTTCGGGCTGTAGCTAGGATTTCCTTTTTTAGAGGATCTTTAATGTTTTTTAGGCTGTTTGAAAGTTTTAGAATTTCTTCTTTGTTTTTACTTGAAGGAGCAATTTTTTCCAATAAGCTAACGAGTTCGTTTTTCTCACTAACAATAGGGGCTATGAATGAATTCCAGGCAGCCTTTTTACCTTCTAAAACTTCTTTTTTGATAGCGGTATCAATTTCGTTGAGTTCTTCGGCAGAAGCGATATTAATAGCTATCATCCATAGTCTCATTTGTCTGATACAGTCAAATTCTCTTTCCCAGTTCAGTCGTTCTGTGCTTTTGTATCTTTCATGTGATCCTGAA
Protein-coding sequences here:
- a CDS encoding PAS domain-containing sensor histidine kinase encodes the protein MTKNRENGVVQDFDFFSNFEKFFDLSQDLFCIAGYDGYFKRINPAVSKLLEYSNEELLARPINDFVYNTDKEKTSLARNELKNKIPLFSFENRYLTKSGRIVWLLWTSIPVEEEKLIYAVAKNITDKKELEQERKLHIKQLTEINKEFKQLSYSAAHDLRSPVNNMLSIFELMDTNNIQNEETLEFISILKSTADTLKENLDQYIRLLNSKNQTDSQLEEIDLKTALDEVLIAINSLIQNSKTTINIDFSVTDKVYFNKAYLKSIFLNLITNAIKYAKSDILPEITIRSEKRNNKTQLIISDNGIGFDLEKVKDKVFGLHQTFNEHIDSNGIGLYLVYNHVTNLGGHISLESEVDKGAKFEITFNN
- the kdsA gene encoding 3-deoxy-8-phosphooctulonate synthase, which codes for MNIQNIPQIKHTESGNFFLLSGPCAIEGEEMALRIAEKIVGITDKLQIPYVFKGSFKKANRSRIDSFSGIGDEKALKILRKVSETFHVPTVTDIHTNEDADMAAQYVDVLQIPAFLVRQTDLVVAAANTGKTVNLKKGQFMSPESMKHAVQKVLDCNNQNVMVTDRGTMFGYQDMIVDFRGIPTMQQYASTVLDVTHSLQQPNQTAGVTGGRPDMIETVAKAGIAVGVDGIFIETHFDPANAKSDGANMLHLDYFEDLMTKLVAIRKTINAF
- a CDS encoding 2-dehydro-3-deoxyphosphooctonate aldolase, producing MISKKIIVTLIILFLSSSCISTKSTLKNVDDNAPNLKLAKDNTFVITEYSKNKKYGYDKDYPINIFYYNTYNEQINEERFLNALAGPKGEKISFTKLETCCPFPTKRSTMGAGFLNVYEIRWQGQKKPVVLYLNIYEKGALMCPVGLSIRKKE
- a CDS encoding YeeE/YedE family protein — its product is MELIYHTWSWYISGFIIGLIMLILIYFGKSFGMSSNLRTLCSIAGAGKKVAFFSFDWKSQRWNLAVVAGAMLGGFVATHYLSDASNVSINPETIAQLEMMNIDAPQGKLMPDALFSNQVFESPRSILILIIGGVLIGFGSRYAGGCTSGHAISGLSNLQLPSLIAVMGFFIGGLIMAHFILPLIV
- a CDS encoding DUF6691 family protein, producing MKLVKFILVGFVFGIVLTKSEAVSWYRIYEMFQFQSFHMYGIIMVAVLTGIVGIQIIKRYHLKDYSGAPICIPDKEHSTARYLLGGIIFGLGWALAGSCPGPIFILIGAGFTSVIVVLLGAVLGTFLYGVLKNKLPH
- a CDS encoding alpha-ketoacid dehydrogenase subunit alpha/beta; its protein translation is MIKEKNNATLTFEDFKTEVLNDYKIAVTSRECSLLGRREVLTGKAKFGIFGDGKEVPQLAMAKFFKDGDFRSGYYRDQTFMMAIGEFTIANFFAGLYGNTDIKQEPMSAGRQMGGHFVTHSLNEDGSWKNLSKQKNSSSDISPTAAQMPRLLGLAQASKVYRKINNIPNQSNFSNKGNEIAWGTIGNASTSEGVFFEAINAAGVLQVPMLISIWDDEYGISVHAKHQTTKENISEILAGFQRDKNSNGIEIFTVKGWDYSDLITTYEKASKIAREQHVPVLVHVTELTQPQGHSSSGSHERYKSTERLNWEREFDCIRQMRLWMIAINIASAEELNEIDTAIKKEVLEGKKAAWNSFIAPIVSEKNELVSLLEKIAPSSKNKEEILKLSNSLKNIKDPLKKEILATARKSLRLVVNEVQGKELSLWIQKYTQINQATFSNHLYSESKNNVFSVKEVLPTYAADARKDTDGRMIIRDNFDALFAKYPEVLIFGEDSGNIGDVNQGLEGMQEKYGETRVADAGIREATIIGQGIGLALRGLRPIAEIQYLDYLLYAIQILSDDLASLQYRTVGKQKAPLIIRTRGHRLEGIWHSGSPMGMIINAIRGIHVLVPRNMTKAAGFYNTLLECDEPALVVECLNGYRLKEKMPLNFGEFKTPIGVVETTKEGTDITLVSYGSTLRLVEQAAKELAETGIDCEVIDIQSLIPFDINHDIAKSLKKTNRLLVIDEDVPGGASAYILQKIIEEQDAYQFLDSKPQTLSAREHRPAYGTDGDYFSKPSIEDIYEKTYNILSESNPVKYPKLY